The genomic DNA CTAAATTACCACCAAACACTTGTAATAATGTTGGTTGCCAAACACTTTGCTGTAAAAATTGCTGCATATAGCTATTAGTTTGCGGGGTGTTTTTTTGCGGTTTACGCGCCACTAAGCTAACCGAAAAAAAACCACTGGGTTTGTTTTCTAATTCCGTACGATGAGCTTCAATAAATTGATACAACGCTGGACGATGTTTGCCATGACGAATACTGGCACCGATGTACACTTTATCAAATAGGGCTAAATCGGGAGCTTCCGCTAAGGATGCGACCGTGACCAGCTGATCTTGCCCAACCAGTTGACGCTGTAAATATTCACATATTTTTTGAGTGTAACCATGGACACTTGAATGGATCAGTAAAATTTGGCTCATGCTGACCTCGAATGAAATCATTTAAAAGTAATACAGTATCTTAGACCACTGGCGTGAAAATTTACATGAAACAGATCACGTCATCATGATCCACAATAGCGGCAATGTGAACTACCGCGCAAAAAAATACCCTAGCCATAAATGCCTAAGGTATTTGAGCTTTACAGCAAATTTACAACGACTGTAAAAAGGCGATAACCTGATCACGCTCTGCTTGCGTTAAGGCCATAAAGTCTTGTTTAGACGTTTTAGATTCTCCGTCATGCCACAAAATGGCTTCTTCCAAGGTTGCTGCGCGGCCGTCATGTAAAAATCCGGCTTGTGGATTAACCGTTTGGGTTAAGCCTATGCCCCACAATGGTCGAGTACGCCATTCATTACCGTCGGCTAAAAAGTCTGGACGACCATCTGCCAATCCCTCACCCATATCGTGCAACAACAGGTCACTAAAGGGATAAATAGTTTGGCCTTTTAAGCTGTCGCTCATCGGTAATCCGCCGATATCACCTGAGGTTTTGGTCACAAACGACGGCGTATGACAACTGCTGCAATTGAGTTGCTCAAATAACCTCGCGCCTTCGCGCACTGCAGTTTTATCAACGTTACGTCTGGCTGGCACCGCTAATGTTTCGGCATAAAACACCACTGAATCACTGAACTCTGCACTGGCCTCTGGCGCACCGTTAACATCTTCACCAGTATCAACAAACCCAGTACGGGTTAAATATGAATCATGTAAACTGGTGCCAACAATGCTTTCATCAGGAAATAACGGGTTAGTAATACCAATATCACCACGTAATGCGCCTAACGATTGTACTCGGACACTTGGCGTGTTGGCTTTCCAACCAAAGCGACCTAAAGACACGGGTGTACTGTCACCATTTTGTGCTTTTATGGCATCAAATACCCAATTAGCCCGTCCAGAAATATCATCTTTATTGCTGTCATCAGCATCAACATTGGCGAGAATGCTTGCCTCAGGTATTGCTTCTAGCAACCCTAAACCAAACACAGGCATGCCGTTACGCCAACCCATTA from Shewanella psychromarinicola includes the following:
- the hemG gene encoding menaquinone-dependent protoporphyrinogen IX dehydrogenase; the encoded protein is MSQILLIHSSVHGYTQKICEYLQRQLVGQDQLVTVASLAEAPDLALFDKVYIGASIRHGKHRPALYQFIEAHRTELENKPSGFFSVSLVARKPQKNTPQTNSYMQQFLQQSVWQPTLLQVFGGNLDYQGYGVMDRNIIRFIMWITKGPTDPNTKVEFTDWHKVDEFAQQIIEA
- a CDS encoding di-heme oxidoredictase family protein, which codes for MNKLLRQPYWFVALLGLSLSACGGSGDDEISPDPIDPVVTYPSYTSIVALGGDTTTFDANSSGHGFSTPSVNLTDDELELHLEGDANFEVSFTTAPNEQHPELDGLGPVFNNADCNSCHQRDGRNSTPFLAADETRVKLGSAAGIFLRISKAPAEPCSVGTADNNYCAPIKVPDFGDQLFHRGVLKARPDWQDNAFVGQADVYLSYERHDEVYADGRTISLKKPIFAVENPYDAPGETKQSANVTSNLLQDDVLMGWRNGMPVFGLGLLEAIPEASILANVDADDSNKDDISGRANWVFDAIKAQNGDSTPVSLGRFGWKANTPSVRVQSLGALRGDIGITNPLFPDESIVGTSLHDSYLTRTGFVDTGEDVNGAPEASAEFSDSVVFYAETLAVPARRNVDKTAVREGARLFEQLNCSSCHTPSFVTKTSGDIGGLPMSDSLKGQTIYPFSDLLLHDMGEGLADGRPDFLADGNEWRTRPLWGIGLTQTVNPQAGFLHDGRAATLEEAILWHDGESKTSKQDFMALTQAERDQVIAFLQSL